The genomic stretch TTGAGGCCCCCTAAGATGGCTGCGGCAAATCCTTTGAGGAAGGGCTCCAGCATAAAGAAAGGATCGAGGAGCAGGGATGGCGCCAGAAAGAGTCCGGCCAGGACCCCCAGAGATGCGGCCAGGCCCCAGCTCAGGGCGAGGATCCTGCGAGTGGGGATACCCATGGTCTGGGCCGCAGGAAGGTTTTCAGAAGTGGCCCGCATGGCCAGTCCCAGCCGAGTCTTCTGGACCAGAAGAAACAGGAGGAGGCTTGCGGCCAGACCGATGCCCAGGGTGCCCAGGCTCAATTGGCTGATCACAATGCCGCCCACCCGGTAGATCTTTGTGTCTGAGAGGGGAAAGGGAAATGCCTGGGTTTCCGTACCCCCAAAGTAGGAAACCAGCCCCTGGATGATCAGTCCCAGTCCCAGGGTCAGGATGATCTGGCCCAGCTGGGTGGCCTCGCGGCGCTGGGCCGGCACCAGGACGCAGAAATAAAAGGCCATGGCCAGGCCTGCCCCGGAGAGGATGGCCAGGGGGAAGGCGATGCCGTAGGGCAGATTGAATCCCAGGAACATGAAGGCAACAAAGGTGCCGGCGGTTGTCATATCGCCGTGGGCAAAATTGAGGATGCGCGTGGAGCGGTAGATCAGGGCCAGTCCCAGTGCCACCAGGGCGTAGATGGCGCCTGTGGAGAGACCTGAAACCGCATATTGAAGAAACTGGGTCATGGGATGTGCTCCTCTGCTCTTAGCGGAATGGCCAGTTCCTGAAATACAGCCGCATCTTGAACCATCTGCCATACAGCCCCATCGGCTCGAAAATCAGGACGATGAGTATGGTGACGCCGTAGACGACCGGGACCATCTCCTTGTAGGCGCTGAAGAATTGGGGTACCAGGATCACGAATGCGGCCCCCATGATGGATCCTTCCACAGAGGCCAGACCCCCGATGATCACGGCCACAAACAGGGTGATAGATTCCATGAAGGTGAACATGTTGGGTTCCAGATATCCCAGGAAAAGACCGTACAGCCCCCCCTGGACCCCGGTATAAAAGGAGCTGACCGCAAAGGACAACAGCTTGTAACGGGTGAGGCTCACCCCGATCACCTCGGCGGCAATATCATTGTCCCTGATGGCAATAAAGGCGCGGCCGATGTAGGACGACACGATGTTGTAGCTTAACAGGGTGAAGACAAGGGCGATCACAAAATTGAAGTAGTAGTTGAAGGCGATATCCGAGAGACCGAACACAGGGGTAAGCTTGTTCACAATAATGCCCATCCGGCCGCCTGAAAGCAGCTCTGAATTGACAAAGACCTGGTAGACCGCGATGCCGAATCCCATGGTGGCAATGGCCAGATAAGGGCCTTTGAGCCTCAGCGAGGGAAAGCCCACCAGTATCCCGAACACCCCTGCTGTCAGGCCTGCGGCGAAAAGCCCTATGGGCCAGGGGACTCCCATCAGGTTGAGGTGACCGAAGGTAAAGGCCCCGATACAGAGAAATCCAGCCTGCCCGAAAGAAATCTGACCCGTATACCCGATGAGGAGGTTCTGTCCCTGGACACCGATGGCGTAGATGAAGATAATGGTGGTGATGTAGGTGACATGCTCCGGGACGAACCAGGGGAGAAAGAGGAGACAAAGGACAAAAAGCCCCACCCAGACACGGGTCCATGTCTTTCGGATGAGCTGGAGTTCTTCCCGGTAACTTTCGATCAGGTCCATGTGATGTAAACCAATTTAGGGATTGCGAATTTAGGGATTGAGGAATTCCCAAATCCCTGAATTCCAGAATTCCTGAATACCTTTGGTTGGGTACTGGGTATTGGGCGCACCTTTTGCTCGTTGCTGGATGCCGTTACTAATTACTCGTTGCCGTTCACTGCTTATTGCCTACTGTTTACTGCTTACTCGTAGCGATTCCTGCTTGCCCGTTTTTGGGGTTTATTGAATCCGTCCGGTTTTTGCTGACCTCTGACTTCCGACTTCCGACTTCCGACTTCCGACCTCTGCTCCCTGCCCCCTGCTCCCTGCTCCCTGCTTGCCTTGTGCCTTGCGCCTACTTCCCGTACATCTTATTTATCAGATCCTTGTAACGTTCTTCCAGGAAACGTCGTTTGACCTTCTTGGTGGGCGTGACGTCGCCGTCCTCTTCGTAAAACCGCCGGGGGAGGAGTTCAAACTTCTTGATGGTCTCCACCTTGGAGAGGGTTTTGTTGACTTTCTGAACTTCGCCCTCAATCAACTTTCGTATCTCCGGGTTCTGGGTCAGGTCGGCAAAGGTAGTAAATGGGACCCGGTTGTCCTGGGCATACTTGGTCACGTTGTCTTCGTCAATCAGGATGAGGGCGGTCAGATATTTGCGGCCGTCTCC from Deltaproteobacteria bacterium encodes the following:
- a CDS encoding branched-chain amino acid ABC transporter permease: MTQFLQYAVSGLSTGAIYALVALGLALIYRSTRILNFAHGDMTTAGTFVAFMFLGFNLPYGIAFPLAILSGAGLAMAFYFCVLVPAQRREATQLGQIILTLGLGLIIQGLVSYFGGTETQAFPFPLSDTKIYRVGGIVISQLSLGTLGIGLAASLLLFLLVQKTRLGLAMRATSENLPAAQTMGIPTRRILALSWGLAASLGVLAGLFLAPSLLLDPFFMLEPFLKGFAAAILGGLNSLPGAIVGGLIIGVAESLAGGFISVAFKNTLAFLIIILVLLIRPEGLLGTEFKERV
- a CDS encoding branched-chain amino acid ABC transporter permease, whose translation is MDLIESYREELQLIRKTWTRVWVGLFVLCLLFLPWFVPEHVTYITTIIFIYAIGVQGQNLLIGYTGQISFGQAGFLCIGAFTFGHLNLMGVPWPIGLFAAGLTAGVFGILVGFPSLRLKGPYLAIATMGFGIAVYQVFVNSELLSGGRMGIIVNKLTPVFGLSDIAFNYYFNFVIALVFTLLSYNIVSSYIGRAFIAIRDNDIAAEVIGVSLTRYKLLSFAVSSFYTGVQGGLYGLFLGYLEPNMFTFMESITLFVAVIIGGLASVEGSIMGAAFVILVPQFFSAYKEMVPVVYGVTILIVLIFEPMGLYGRWFKMRLYFRNWPFR